Proteins encoded in a region of the Solanum dulcamara chromosome 9, daSolDulc1.2, whole genome shotgun sequence genome:
- the LOC129904348 gene encoding NDR1/HIN1-like protein 13: MADRVHPRDSSPASSPPSSNNSGEADAGTHTKPVSSPGTYVVQVPKDQIYRYPPPGNSRRYEVLRKRKPRRSCCCRCVCYTFSLLLILIIALGITVAVLYLVFRPEAPKYTISDVAIKNFNLTSSSPVSPEFDITVRAENPNNKIGIYYRKGSSVIVLYSDVRLCNGDFPAFYQPTNNVTVFQTPLKGSTVLLGNAVKTALRNEQMKGKVPFKVNIKAPVKVKVGAVKTWEITVKVKCDITVNALTAKSKIISKDCKYSVRLW, from the coding sequence ATGGCTGATCGTGTACATCCTCGAGATTCATCGCCGGCGAGCTCACCGCCATCGTCGAACAATTCCGGCGAAGCAGACGCGGGAACTCATACAAAGCCTGTGTCGTCGCCGGGAACGTATGTTGTTCAAGTACCAAAGGATCAAATCTACCGGTATCCTCCACCAGGGAATTCTCGCCGTTACGAAGTTCTGAGGAAACGGAAGCCTCGTCGGAGCTGCTGTTGCCGGTGCGTTTGCTACACTTTCTCTCTCCTTCTCATTCTCATTATCGCACTCGGAATCACTGTTGCCGTTCTCTACCTTGTCTTCCGACCTGAAGCTCCGAAGTATACTATCTCCGACGTCGCGATTAAGAATTTCAACTTAACTTCGTCGTCTCCGGTCTCGCCGGAATTCGACATTACTGTCCGAGCTGAAAATCCTAACAATAAGATCGGAATTTACTACCGGAAAGGAAGCTCCGTCATCGTACTCTACTCCGATGTCCGCCTCTGTAACGGCGACTTCCCGGCGTTCTATCAGCCAACGAACAACGTAACGGTTTTTCAGACGCCGTTAAAAGGATCAACTGTCTTGCTAGGAAACGCCGTTAAGACGGCGTTAAGGAATGAACAAATGAAAGGGAAAGTTCCGTTTAAGGTTAACATTAAAGCTCccgttaaagttaaagttggCGCCGTTAAGACGTGGGAAATCACCGTTAAGGTTAAGTGTGACATAACGGTGAATGCTTTAACGGcaaaatcaaaaataatttctaaagatTGTAAATATAGTGTTAGGCTTTGGTAG
- the LOC129902895 gene encoding LRR receptor-like serine/threonine-protein kinase GHR1 — protein sequence MQSAICLVLLFLVELAKGSLDLDALLEFKKGVLKDPSGKVLSSWDSKSLGPNGCPQNWYGIDCSDGHVTSIELNDVGLVGVLDFAAISGLKMLHNLSIANNKLNGKITEEVGLIMSLEFLDLSKNMFSGSIPSKLTSLKNLVSLNLSLNRLDGTVPPGFASLEKFKYLDLHSNAFSSDIMLLLSSLGDVEYVDLSSNKFVGSLDLQTGNSSFVSSIQYLNISHNNLDGELFPHDGMPYFDSLEVFDASDNQLTGTIPSFNFVVSLRILRLGNNQLSGSLPEALLEESSMILSELDLSQNQLTGPIGSISAVNLKLLNLSYNLLSGPLPVKVGRCAILDLSNNRLSGNVSRIQGWGNYVEVVVLSSNALTGTFPNQTSQFLRLTSLKISNNSLEGVLPTMLGTYLELKTIDLSINQLSGTLLPTLFNSTKLTDINISFNKFSGSLPIMAFNSENLSLISLDVSHNALSGRLPPGLDKFQDMVNLDLSDNEFEGGLPNDLSDKLDFFNVANNNLSGPVPQNLWRFPDSSFHPGNPLLVLPKHVEAPSEGNSTLSLRSHGSRMKSTIRTALIAGLICSLSVIALLTLIIYCKAHRRDGGKDDMKGTKEKKGLSLSDIECGHGTADHSMPVSTVQNEPLSSSISVMSSANLSPSKVQDQSKSPNSLKVSSPDKLAGDLHLLDNSLKVTAEELSCAPAEAVGRSCHGTLYKATLGSGQVLAVKWLKEGIVKGKKEFAREAKKLGSIRHPNLVSLLGYYWGPKEHERLLISNYTDAPCLALYLLHKDAEPCKIHPLSLDDRLKISVDVARCLNYLHHESAIPHGNLKSTNVLIETSNVNALLTDYSLHRLMTSAGTAEQVLNASILGYRPPEFASTSKPCPSLKSDIYAFGVILLELLTGRSSAEIVPGNSEVLDLTEWARLLAIQDRSIECFDPFLLGKQSTNEDMHRILDIMLQVALRCILPADERPDMKLIFEQLCSIPQ from the exons ATGCAATCTGCCATTTGTTTGGTGTTGCTATTTTTAGTTGAGTTAGCTAAAGGAAGCTTAGATTTGGATGCTCTTTTGGAGTTTAAGAAGGGGGTTTTGAAAGACCCTTCTGGGAAAGTCCTTTCTTCATGGGATTCTAAGTCATTGGGACCAAATGGTTGCCCACAAAACTGGTACGGTATCGATTGCAGTGATGGCCATGTCACTTCAATTGAACTAAATGATGTAGGTCTGGTTGGAGTTTTGGATTTTGCAGCTATTAGTGGCCTAAAAATGCTGCACAATTTGTCTATTGCAAACAATAAGTTAAATGGGAAAATTACTGAGGAAGTTGGGTTGATTATGTCATTAGAATTTTTGGATCTTTCCAAGAACATGTTTAGTGGTTCTATTCCCTCTAAGCTGACTAGTTTAAAGAACTTGGTATCTCTTAATCTTTCATTGAACAGACTCGATGGAACGGTTCCCCCTGGTTTTGCTAGTCTTGAGAAATTTAAGTATCTGGATTTGCACTCTAATGCCTTCTCAAGTGATATCATGCTTCTTCTATCCTCATTAGGCGATGTAGAGTATGTTGACCTCAGTAGCAACAAGTTTGTTGGATCACTTGACCTGCAAACAGGAAATTCAAGCTTCGTCTCGTCAATTCAGTATTTGAATATTAGTCATAATAACCTGGATGGAGAGCTGTTTCCTCACGATGGAATGCCATACTTTGACAGTTTAGAGGTGTTTGATGCAAGTGACAATCAGCTTACTGGTACTATTCCGTCCTTCAATTTTGTAGTCTCCCTTCGAATTCTTAGGCTTGGGAACAATCAGTTGTCTGGATCACTGCCCGAAGCTCTTCTAGAGGAAAGCTCGATGATCTTGTCAGAATTGGACTTAAGCCAGAATCAGCTTACAG GTCCCATTGGAAGTATAAGTGCTGTGAATCTGAAGCTTCTAAATTTATCCTACAACCTGCTGTCAGGACCCTTGCCTGTCAAGGTTGGGCGTTGTGCCATCCTAGACCTGAGCAACAATCGGCTGAGTGGAAATGTGTCCCGGATCCAAGGTTGGGGGAATTATGTTGAGGTTGTTGTGTTAAGCTCAAATGCATTGACAGGAACATTCCCCAATCAAACTTCCCAGTTTTTAAGGCTTACTTCGTTAAAGATTTCAAACAACTCACTTGAAGGTGTGTTACCAACTATGTTAGGTACATACCTCGAACTTAAAACGATTGATCTTAGCATTAACCAACTTAGTGGTACTCTCCTTCCCACCCTTTTCAACTCTACCAAATTGACTGATATTAACATTTCTTTCAACAAATTCTCTGGTAGTTTACCTATCATGGCATTTAACTCAGAGAATCTAAGCTTGATTTCCTTAGATGTTTCACATAATGCATTATCTGGTCGTTTGCCTCCGGGGCTGGACAAGTTCCAGGACATGGTAAATCTGGATCTCTCTGATAACGAATTCGAAGGTGGCCTTCCTAATGATCTCTCAGACAAATTGGATTTTTTCAATGTGGCTAATAACAATCTTTCTGGACCTGTTCCACAAAATTTATGGAGGTTTCCTGACTCCTCATTCCATCCGGGGAATCCCTTGCTTGTACTTCCAAAGCACGTCGAAGCTCCTTCAGAGGGAAATTCAACTTTAAGCTTGAGAAGTCATGGCTCTCGCATGAAATCTACCATCAGGACCGCCCTTATTGCTGGGCTGATCTGTAGTTTATCTGTTATAGCTTTGTTGACATTAATAATCTACTGCAAGGCCCATCGGCGAGATGGCGGGAAGGACGATATGAAAGGaaccaaggaaaagaaag GTTTGTCTTTATCTGATATAGAATGCGGACATGGCACTGCAGATCACAGCATGCCAGTATCAACAGTTCAAAATGAGCCGTTATCTTCTTCTATATCTGTTATGTCATCTGCCAATCTATCTCCTTCTAAGGTTCAAGATCAATCCAAAAGCCCAAACTCTCTCAAGGTTTCCTCTCCTGATAAACTGGCTGGAGATTTGCATCTACTAGATAACTCCTTGAAGGTCACTGCTGAAGAATTATCATGTGCTCCTGCAGAAGCTGTGGGCAGAAGTTGTCATGGAACATTGTATAAAGCTACGCTTGGTTCAGGCCAAGTACTTGCTGTCAAATGGCTTAAGGAAGGGATAGTGAAAGGCAAGAAGGAATTTGCTAGAGAAGCTAAGAAACTGGGGAGTATTAGGCATCCTAATTTAGTTTCTCTACTGGGTTACTACTGGGGTCCCAAGGAGCATGAGAGGCTTCTCATATCGAATTACACCGATGCACCATGTTTAGCTCTTTATCTTCTTCATAAAG ATGCAGAACCCTGTAAGATACATCCTTTGTCTCTCGATGATCGACTCAAGATCTCTGTAGATGTTGCTCGTTGTCTAAACTACCTTCACCATGAAAGTGCCATACCTCATGGCAACCTGAAATCCACAAATGTACTTATAGAAACGTCTAACGTGAATGCCCTCCTTACTGATTATAGTCTTCATCGGTTAATGACATCTGCTGGAACAGCAGAACAGGTTCTAAATGCCAGTATACTCGGTTATCGGCCTCCTGAATTCGCAAGTACAAGTAAACCTTGTCCGTCATTGAAAAGTGACATCTATGCTTTTGGTGTTATCTTGTTGGAACTTTTGACTGGAAGAAGTTCTGCAGAAATTGTTCCTGGGAACTCAGAAGTGCTGGATTTAACCGAATGGGCAAGATTGTTAGCCATCCAAGACCGTTCAATCGAGTGCTTCGATCCATTCTTATTGGGAAAGCAGAGCACCAACGAAGACATGCACAGGATTCTTGATATCATGCTTCAGGTTGCACTAAGGTGCATTTTGCCAGCTGATGAAAGGCCTGATATGAAATTGATTTTCGAGCAACTTTGCTCGATACCACAATAA
- the LOC129902240 gene encoding TATA box-binding protein-associated factor RNA polymerase I subunit B-like isoform X1: MTEKIQRCCEVCGNVSFDDGGDGFFYCTRCGSKADDIIDTGVDDDDLFNVDGGIYSASQRRQYCQVTQPEPISQVQPSQHLETLKTFDYYGERNGDDGVGPAVVSDFGSSQISLTYTDYYSEIRLRYVMGVQVMIQIQCKALVEKFNVSPLIVGLAGPIFLRLLAHENVLSDEWADNVIHESESQTQGEIELSQPTGSNKTEPHNLLGKRAVTIWHKSLSSMIPLPCSLAISFLVCHVAREAILPTDILKWTLEGKLPYFAAFLDIEKQLGPLSRSCPISTSRMFRPIRTVTLQKLESLAASIARKIGLELPSVNFHAIAARYLKHLSLPVEKILPQACQVYEWSMPPELYLSDNDSRLPSRVCVMSILIVTIRILYDLNGGKWELISSCSNNLVSAVENGAGKCGFSCNARGAVAEEDSASRDSDPHDSTSDTSKSNSDALKLLKILEEKYNELSDTYDFSKDLQSYLLYCKDVVFAGLEPAYDDHEEERIIEDFWDFYQSHKAGKASEDGKTHSHTCNLFHHSGSGSTTKESENFRDDGSKCKMSRDDGDSNAALRQLKADMQENRFVYIPPRKNVKKKDGYIRYARKKDGAYLYAVHADYYILLRSCAKVAQVDVRTMHVGVLAFEKRLEMLERRIDFCLRKRLPDDFCEFCRNE; encoded by the exons ATGACAGAGAAGATTCAAAGGTGTTGCGAGGTTTGTGGCAATGTATCCTTTGATGATGGTGGTGATGGATTCTTCTATTGCACTCGTTGTGGCTCTAAAGCGGATGACATCATTGACACAGGTGTTGATGATGATGACCTATTCAATGTAGATGGGGGAATATACTCTGCTAGTCAGCGCCGTCAATATTGTCAGGTTACTCAACCTGAACCCATATCTCAGGTACAACCCTCCCAGCATTTAGAGACTTTGAAAACCTTTGATTACTATGGCGAGCGTAATGGAGATGATGGAGTTGGGCCTGCTGTGGTTAGTGATTTTGGGTCATCTCAAATTTCTTTGACTTATACAGATTATTATTCAGAGATTCGGTTGAGGTATGTTATGGGTGTACAAGTTATGATCCAAATCCAGTGCAAAGCTCTGGTGGAGAAATTTAACGTAAGCCCCCTGATTGTGGGGCTTGCTGGGCCTATTTTTTTGAGACTCTTGGCACATGAAAACGTGTTGAGTGATGAGTGGGCAGACAATGTTATCCATGAATCAGAGTCTCAAACTCAAG GGGAAATAGAACTTTCTCAGCCTACTGGCAGCAATAAAACAGAACCTCACAATTTACTTGGAAAGCGGGCAGTAACCATATGGCATAAATCTTTGAGCAGCATGATTCCATTACCTTGTTCTCTGGCTATCTCTTTTCTTGTCTGTCACGTGGCAAGGGAAGCAATCTTGCCAACAGACATATTGAAGTGGACGTTAGAAGGAAAGCTCCCATATTTTGCTGCTTTTCTTGATATAGAGAAGCAGTTGGGACCTCTTTCAAGGTCCTGCCCTATCAGTACCAGTCGTATGTTCAGGCCTATCAGAACTGTCACCTTGCAAAAGTTAGAGTCCCTTGCTGCCTCCATCGCCAGGAAAATAGGCTTGGAATTGCCTTCCGTGAACTTCCATGCTATAGCTGCCCGTTATCTCAAGCATTTATCGCTTCCTGTTGAGAAAATTCTTCCTCAGGCATGCCAAGTGTATGAGTGGTCTATGCCTCCGGAGTTGTATTTATCAGATAATGACTCCAGGCTGCCTTCTCGTGTTTGTGTGATGTCTATACTGATTGTGACAATCAGGATTCTTTATGACCTAAATGGCGGAAAATGGGAATTGATTTCATCTTGTTCCAATAATTTAGTATCTGCTGTTGAGAATGGAGCTGGAAAATGCGGTTTCAGTTGCAATGCAAGAGGTGCTGTTGCCGAGGAAGACTCTGCTTCACGCGATTCAGATCCTCATGATAGTACATCAGATACGAGTAAATCTAATTCTGATGCTTTGAAACTCTTgaagattcttgaagaaaaatacaATGAGCTCAGTGATACATATG ATTTTTCAAAAGACTTACAATCATATCTTCTGTACTGCAAAGATGTGGTTTTTGCTGGACTAGAACCTGCGTATGATGATCACgaagaagaaagaataataGAAGATTTTTGGGACTTCTATCAAAGCCACAAG GCTGGCAAAGCATCAGAAGATGGGAAAACACACTCCCACACTTGTAACCTTTTTCACCATAGTGGATCCGGCAGCACAACAAAAGAAAGCGAGAACTTTAGGGACGATGGATCCAAATGCAAAATGTCAAGGGATGATGGTGATTCAAATGCAGCGTTGAGGCAGCTGAAAGCAGATATGCAAGAGAATCGATTTGTTTATATACCACCGagaaaaaatgtgaagaagaaagatggctACATCAGGTACGCTAGAAAGAAAGACGGGGCTTATCTTTATGCTGTGCATGCTGATTATTACATATTACTTCGATCTTGTGCTAAGGTTGCACAAGTTGATGTTAGGACTATGCATGTTGGAGTATTGGCATTTGAGAAAAGATTGGAAATGCTAGAAAGAAGAATAGATTTTTGCTTACGTAAGAGACTTCCTGATGATTTCTGTGAATTTTGTCGCAATGAGTAA
- the LOC129902240 gene encoding TATA box-binding protein-associated factor RNA polymerase I subunit B-like isoform X2 → MGVQVMIQIQCKALVEKFNVSPLIVGLAGPIFLRLLAHENVLSDEWADNVIHESESQTQGEIELSQPTGSNKTEPHNLLGKRAVTIWHKSLSSMIPLPCSLAISFLVCHVAREAILPTDILKWTLEGKLPYFAAFLDIEKQLGPLSRSCPISTSRMFRPIRTVTLQKLESLAASIARKIGLELPSVNFHAIAARYLKHLSLPVEKILPQACQVYEWSMPPELYLSDNDSRLPSRVCVMSILIVTIRILYDLNGGKWELISSCSNNLVSAVENGAGKCGFSCNARGAVAEEDSASRDSDPHDSTSDTSKSNSDALKLLKILEEKYNELSDTYDFSKDLQSYLLYCKDVVFAGLEPAYDDHEEERIIEDFWDFYQSHKAGKASEDGKTHSHTCNLFHHSGSGSTTKESENFRDDGSKCKMSRDDGDSNAALRQLKADMQENRFVYIPPRKNVKKKDGYIRYARKKDGAYLYAVHADYYILLRSCAKVAQVDVRTMHVGVLAFEKRLEMLERRIDFCLRKRLPDDFCEFCRNE, encoded by the exons ATGGGTGTACAAGTTATGATCCAAATCCAGTGCAAAGCTCTGGTGGAGAAATTTAACGTAAGCCCCCTGATTGTGGGGCTTGCTGGGCCTATTTTTTTGAGACTCTTGGCACATGAAAACGTGTTGAGTGATGAGTGGGCAGACAATGTTATCCATGAATCAGAGTCTCAAACTCAAG GGGAAATAGAACTTTCTCAGCCTACTGGCAGCAATAAAACAGAACCTCACAATTTACTTGGAAAGCGGGCAGTAACCATATGGCATAAATCTTTGAGCAGCATGATTCCATTACCTTGTTCTCTGGCTATCTCTTTTCTTGTCTGTCACGTGGCAAGGGAAGCAATCTTGCCAACAGACATATTGAAGTGGACGTTAGAAGGAAAGCTCCCATATTTTGCTGCTTTTCTTGATATAGAGAAGCAGTTGGGACCTCTTTCAAGGTCCTGCCCTATCAGTACCAGTCGTATGTTCAGGCCTATCAGAACTGTCACCTTGCAAAAGTTAGAGTCCCTTGCTGCCTCCATCGCCAGGAAAATAGGCTTGGAATTGCCTTCCGTGAACTTCCATGCTATAGCTGCCCGTTATCTCAAGCATTTATCGCTTCCTGTTGAGAAAATTCTTCCTCAGGCATGCCAAGTGTATGAGTGGTCTATGCCTCCGGAGTTGTATTTATCAGATAATGACTCCAGGCTGCCTTCTCGTGTTTGTGTGATGTCTATACTGATTGTGACAATCAGGATTCTTTATGACCTAAATGGCGGAAAATGGGAATTGATTTCATCTTGTTCCAATAATTTAGTATCTGCTGTTGAGAATGGAGCTGGAAAATGCGGTTTCAGTTGCAATGCAAGAGGTGCTGTTGCCGAGGAAGACTCTGCTTCACGCGATTCAGATCCTCATGATAGTACATCAGATACGAGTAAATCTAATTCTGATGCTTTGAAACTCTTgaagattcttgaagaaaaatacaATGAGCTCAGTGATACATATG ATTTTTCAAAAGACTTACAATCATATCTTCTGTACTGCAAAGATGTGGTTTTTGCTGGACTAGAACCTGCGTATGATGATCACgaagaagaaagaataataGAAGATTTTTGGGACTTCTATCAAAGCCACAAG GCTGGCAAAGCATCAGAAGATGGGAAAACACACTCCCACACTTGTAACCTTTTTCACCATAGTGGATCCGGCAGCACAACAAAAGAAAGCGAGAACTTTAGGGACGATGGATCCAAATGCAAAATGTCAAGGGATGATGGTGATTCAAATGCAGCGTTGAGGCAGCTGAAAGCAGATATGCAAGAGAATCGATTTGTTTATATACCACCGagaaaaaatgtgaagaagaaagatggctACATCAGGTACGCTAGAAAGAAAGACGGGGCTTATCTTTATGCTGTGCATGCTGATTATTACATATTACTTCGATCTTGTGCTAAGGTTGCACAAGTTGATGTTAGGACTATGCATGTTGGAGTATTGGCATTTGAGAAAAGATTGGAAATGCTAGAAAGAAGAATAGATTTTTGCTTACGTAAGAGACTTCCTGATGATTTCTGTGAATTTTGTCGCAATGAGTAA
- the LOC129902242 gene encoding 3-methyl-2-oxobutanoate hydroxymethyltransferase 1, mitochondrial-like, giving the protein MVFFPSISRAISSSLRKTRHIHYGKLRLLSNIPENTVYGGPKPQNPNQRVTLTSLRQKYKKGEPITMVTAYDYPSAVHIDMAGIDICLVGDSASMVVHGHDTTLPITIDEMLVHCRAVARGANAPLLVGDLPFGTYESSTKQAVDTAVRFLKEGGMDAIKLEGGAPSRITAAKAIVEAGIAVIGHVGLTPQAISVLGGFRPQGRNIDSAVKVVETAMALQEVGCFSVVLECVPAPVAAATTSALQIPTIGIGAGPFCSGQVLVYHDLLGMLQHPHHAKVTPKFCKQFGQVGDVINKALLEYKEEVTNGKFPGSAHSPYKIGAAEMDGFLNELQKLGFNDAASAAAAAAEKIQTS; this is encoded by the exons ATGGtgttttttccttcaatttcaaGAGCAATTTCATCTTCATTGAGAAAAACTAGGCATATCCATTATGGGAAATTGCGGTTGTTGAGCAATATTCCTGAGAACACAGTGTACGGTGGACCAAAACCCCAAAACCCAAATCAAAGAGTAACCCTAACTTCGTTGAGGCAAAAGTATAAGAAGGGTGAACCGATAACAATGGTGACGGCTTACGATTACCCATCAGCTGTACATATAGATATGGCTGGAATTGATATATGTCTTGTGGGTGATTCTGCATCTATGGTGGTTCATGGTCATGATACTACTTTACCCATTACCATTGATGAGATGCTTGTTCATTGTAGAGCTGTTGCTAGAGGTGCTAATGCCCCTCTTCTTGTTGGTGATTTGCCTTTTGGCACTTATGAGTCTAGTACTAAACAG GCAGTTGATACAGCTGTTAGATTTCTAAAGGAAGGAGGAATGGACGCGATTAAGTTGGAAGGTGGGGCACCATCGAGAATTACAGCAGCTAAAGCTATTGTCGAAGCAGGGATTGCTGTAATAGGGCATGTGGGATTAACACCTCAGGCGATCAGTGTCCTTGGTGGATTTAGGCCTCAAGGCAGAAACATTGATAGTGCAGTCAAG GTTGTGGAAACTGCCATGGCATTGCAGGAAGTAGGGTGCTTTTCTGTTGTTTTGGAATGTGTGCCTGCACCTGTGGCTGCAGCAACAACATCTGCTCTTCAGATCCCCACTATTGGAATCGGTGCTGGGCCTTTCTGCAGTGGTCAG GTGCTAGTTTATCATGATCTTCTTGGGATGTTGCAACACCCGCACCATGCCAAG GTTACTCCTAAGTTCTGTAAGCAGTTTGGACAGGTTGGAGATGTTATCAACAAAGCTCTTCTGGAATACAAGGAAGAAGTAACTAACGGTAAATTTCCTGGCTCTGCTCACAGCCCATATAAGATTGGCGCAGCCGAAATGGATGGTTTCTTAAACGAGTTACAGAAGTTGGGTTTCAATGATGCAGCTTCAGCAGCAGCTGCTGCCGCTGAAAAGATTCAGACAAGCTAA
- the LOC129902246 gene encoding probable amidase At4g34880, which yields MSLLSILFISLCIISSNFSNKTEAKTFSLKETTIDDIHIAFKQNKLTSRQLVEFYLSEIQSSNPILKGIIEVNPDALFLADKADQERKSKAPKSLFRLHGIPILVKDNIATKDKLNTTAGSLALVKSIVPQDAGVVKKLRNAGAIILGKATMTEWAAARSGKMPNGWNGRLGQALNPYVASADPSGSSTGSATSVAANMAAVALGTETSGSILSPSSANSVVGIKPTVGLTSRAGVIPISHRQDTVGPICRTVSDAVEVLDVIIGFDRDDFPATKKASTYIPHGGYRQFLKADGLRDKRLGISKDLFGSNDIKTYQQHFNTLRRKGAVLVDNLVIPYIDLVINALAVAQDIALSAEFKMDLNAYLKNLVYTQVRSLADVIAFNKISAPEKIKEYGQYIMLKAEKTNGIGKLEREALRNITKACKYGFEKMMKENKLDALMSPGANIASLLAIGGYPGINVPAGYDKDGVPFGISFGGLKGSEPTLIEIAYGFEQATHIRKPPPSHPQ from the exons ATGTCTCTTCTTTCCATTCTCTTCATTTCTCTGTGCATTATATCATCCAACTTCAGTAACAAAACTGAGGCAAAAACATTCTCACTTAAAGAAACAactattgatgatattcatataGCTTTCAAGCAAAACAAACTTACCTCAAGACAACTTGTTGAGTTCTATCTAAGTGAAATCCAGAGTTCCAATCCAATTCTAAAAGGAATCATAGAAGTGAATCCAGATGCACTCTTTCTTGCAGATAAAGCTGATCAAGAACGAAAATCGAAAGCACCTAAATCACTATTTAGGCTACATGGTATCCCAATTCTTGTGAAGGACAACATTGCAACAAAAGATAAGCTTAACACAACAGCAGGATCATTAGCACTTGTTAAATCCATTGTGCCACAAGATGCTGGTGTTGTTAAGAAGTTGAGGAATGCTGGTGCTATCATACTTGGCAAGGCAACTATGACTGAGTGGGCTGCTGCTAGATCTGGAAAGATGCCTAATGGTTGGAATGGTAGACTTGGCCAAGCTCTG AATCCTTATGTAGCAAGTGCTGATCCATCAGGATCAAGCACTGGTTCTGCAACATCAGTAGCAGCAAATATGGCAGCAGTAGCATTGGGGACAGAAACTTCAGGCTCCATTCTATCTCCATCAAGTGCTAATTCTGTTGTTGGAATCAAACCAACTGTTGGCCTCACTAGCAGGGCAGGTGTAATCCCAATTTCACATAGACAAGACACTGTAGG GCCAATCTGCAGGACAGTATCTGATGCTGTTGAGGTTCTTGATGTCATCATTGGCTTCGATCGAGATGACTTTCCAGCAACTAAAAAGGCTTCTACTTACATTCCTCATGGCGGATACCGACAATTTCTTAAGGCTGATGGGCTCAGAGATAAAAGACTAGGAATTTCAAAGGATCTTTTTGGTTCCAATGATATCAAAACTTACCAGCAACATTTTAACACCTTAAG GCGAAAAGGAGCAGTCTTAGTTGACAACCTGGTAATTCCTTACATCGACTTGGTCATCAATGCTCTTGCTGTTGCTCAAGACATAGCACTTTCTGCTGAATTCAAGATGGACCTAAATGCATATCTTAAAAATTTAGTCTACACTCAAGTTCGATCCTTGGCAGATGTTATAGCCTTCAACAAGATTTCAGCTCCG gaaaaaatcaaagaatatgGACAATACATAATGTTGAAAGCTGAGAAGACAAATGGAATAGGGAAATTGGAAAGGGAGGCACTAAGGAACATAACAAAAGCATGCAAATACGGGTTCGAGAAGATgatgaaagaaaataagttagaCGCGTTGATGTCACCTGGCGCTAACATTGCTTCTCTTCTCGCGATTGGAGGTTATCCAGGGATCAATGTACCTGCTGGTTATGATAAAGATGGAGTTCCGTTTGGAATTTCATTTGGAGGACTAAAGGGTTCTGAGCCAACACTCATtgaaattgcatatggttttgAACAAGCAACACATATCAGGAAGCCCCCTCCTTCACATCCTCAATAG